In Strigops habroptila isolate Jane chromosome 4, bStrHab1.2.pri, whole genome shotgun sequence, a single genomic region encodes these proteins:
- the ERO1A gene encoding ERO1-like protein alpha, which produces MAAGGGLRLLGLAALLLPGAVLCRGSPGAAERRCFCQVTGHLDDCTCDVETIDAFNNYKFFPRLNKLLESDYFRYYKVNLKKPCPFWNDNSHCGRRDCAVKPCPSDKVPDGIRSRSYKYSEEANSLAEECEEAERLGAVDGSLSEETQQAVLQWTRHDDSSDSFCEADDILSPDVEYVDLLLNPERYTGYKGPDAWKIWNSIYEENCFKPQNVKRPLESDRGDNGEHAFYKWLKGVCVEKRAFYRLISGLHASINIHLSARYLLQDTWSEKKWGPNVTEFQQRFDEVITRGEGPRRLKNLYFLYLIELRALSKVLPFFERPGFQLYTGNKSQDAETKTLLLEILHLAKSFPLHFDENSFFAGNKKEAAKLKEEFRLHFKNISRIMDCVGCFKCRLWGKLQTQGLGTALKILFSENLIEKIPESGPSYGFQLTRQEIVALFNAFGRVSTSVRELENFRNILQNMW; this is translated from the exons atggcggcgggcggcgggctGCGGCTGCTGGGGCTCGccgcgctgctgctgccgggcGCGGTGCTGTGCCGCGGGTCGCCCGGCGCGGCGGAGCGGCGCTGCTTCTGCCAG GTTACTGGCCATTTAGATGACTGTACCTGTGATGTAGAAACCATTGATGCCTTCAACAACTACAAGTTTTTTCCTAGACTGAATAAACTTCTGGAAAGTGACTATTTTAGATACTACAAG GTAAACCTAAAAAAACCTTGTCCTTTTTGGAATGACAACAGTCACTGTGGAAGAAGAGACTGTGCTGTAAAGCCCTGCCCATCT GACAAAGTCCCTGATGGAATCAGATCTAGAAGTTACAAG TACTCGGAAGAAGCCAATAGCCTTGCTGAAGAGTGTGAAGAAGCTGAGAGACTTGGAGCTGTTGATGGCTCTTTGAG CGAGGAAACCCAGCAGGCAGTGCTCCAGTGGACGCGGCATGATGACTCTTCAGACAGCTTCTGCGAAGCTGATG ACATCCTTTCTCCTGATGTGGAGTACGTGGATTTGCTCCTGAACCCTGAACGCTATACTGGCTACAAAGGACCAGATGCCTGGAAAATTTGGAACAGTATTTACGAAGAAAACTGCTTCAA gcCTCAGAATGTAAAAAGACCTTTGGAATCTGATAGAG GAGACAATGGAG AGCATGCGTTTTACAAGTGGCTGAAAG GTGTCTGTGTAGAGAAACGAGCTTTCTACAGACTCATTTCTGGTCTCCATGCAAGCATCAACATCCATTTGAGTGCGAGGTACCTTTTACAAG ataCTTGGTCAGAGAAGAAATGGGGCCCCAATGTTACAGAGTTCCAGCAGAGATTTGATGAAGTCATCACCAGAGGGGAAGGTCCCAGAAGACTCAAGAACCTCTATTTTCTCTACCTGATAGAGCTGCGGGCCCTGTCCAAAGTGCTGCCGTTCTTTGAGCGCCCGGGTTTCCAGCTGTACACGGGGAATAAGAGTCAGGATGCAGAAACGAAAACCCTACTGCTGGAAATTCTCCACCTGGCCAA GTCTTTCCCACTGCATTTTGATGAAAACTCATTctttgcaggaaataaaaaggaagctgCTAAACTAAAG GAGGAATTTAGGCTACACTTTAAGAATATCTCAAGGATAATGGACTGTGTTGGCTGCTTCAAATGTCGCCTGTGGGGGAAGCTGCAG ACGCAGGGCTTGGGTACAGCGCTGAAGATCCTCTTTTCTGAAAACCTAATAGAAAAGATACCTGAAAGTGGCCCTTCCTACGGATTCCAGCTGACCAGACAAGAAATTGTTGCCTTATTTAATGCTTTTGGAAG